The Parafrankia irregularis genome contains a region encoding:
- the nusG gene encoding transcription termination/antitermination protein NusG, whose amino-acid sequence MSQSPEHASSEQGEALERLDPVAAFERDEVASTDAAAEPDVDDAESVDQAESADQAEADVPSAAATAPGAEAEPAEDDADDLLRALEEAPGEWYVVHSYAGYENKVKANLETRISSLNMEDYIFQIEVPTEEVPVVKNGKRQLVLQKKYPGYIYVRMDLTDQSWSAVRNTPGVTGFVGLTNRPSPLRREEVVAILAPVAPKEKKVETVKAQEFEVGESVTVMDGPFATLPATISEINLDAQRLKVLVSIFGRETPVELQFNQVAKI is encoded by the coding sequence GTGTCCCAGTCTCCCGAGCACGCTTCCTCCGAGCAGGGGGAGGCGCTCGAACGCCTCGACCCCGTCGCGGCGTTCGAGCGCGACGAGGTCGCGAGCACGGATGCCGCGGCCGAACCCGACGTGGACGACGCCGAGTCGGTAGACCAGGCCGAGTCGGCCGACCAGGCGGAGGCGGACGTGCCCTCCGCGGCGGCGACGGCCCCGGGCGCCGAGGCCGAGCCGGCGGAGGACGACGCTGACGACCTGCTCCGTGCGCTGGAGGAGGCGCCGGGCGAGTGGTACGTCGTGCACTCCTACGCGGGCTACGAGAACAAGGTCAAGGCCAATCTCGAGACCCGGATCTCCAGCCTCAACATGGAGGACTACATCTTCCAGATCGAGGTGCCCACCGAGGAGGTCCCGGTGGTCAAGAACGGCAAGCGCCAGCTCGTCCTGCAGAAGAAGTACCCCGGCTACATCTACGTCCGGATGGATCTCACTGACCAGTCCTGGTCGGCGGTCCGGAACACGCCGGGTGTGACCGGGTTCGTGGGCCTCACGAACCGGCCTTCGCCGCTGCGCCGCGAAGAGGTGGTCGCCATCCTCGCGCCGGTCGCTCCGAAGGAGAAGAAGGTCGAGACGGTCAAGGCCCAGGAGTTCGAGGTCGGGGAGTCCGTCACGGTCATGGACGGCCCGTTCGCCACCCTGCCTGCCACCATCAGCGAGATCAACCTCGACGCGCAGCGCCTCAAGGTGCTTGTCTCCATCTTCGGTCGGGAGACGCCGGTCGAGCTCCAGTTCAACCAGGTCGCGAAGATCTGA
- the rplK gene encoding 50S ribosomal protein L11: MPPKKKKITALIKLQINAGKATPAPPVGPALGQHGVNIMEFCKQYNAATESQAGNVVPVEITVYEDRSFTFVTKTPPAARLILKAAGVDKGSGTPHRVKVAKLTPAQVREIAQTKLPDLNANSLEAAEKIIAGTARSMGITVGE; the protein is encoded by the coding sequence ATGCCTCCCAAGAAGAAGAAGATCACTGCGCTGATCAAGCTCCAGATCAACGCCGGCAAGGCGACCCCGGCCCCGCCGGTCGGCCCGGCCCTCGGCCAGCACGGCGTGAACATCATGGAGTTCTGCAAGCAGTACAACGCGGCCACCGAGTCGCAGGCCGGCAACGTCGTGCCGGTCGAGATCACGGTGTACGAGGACCGTTCCTTCACCTTCGTCACCAAGACCCCGCCGGCCGCGCGGCTGATCCTCAAGGCCGCCGGTGTCGACAAGGGCAGCGGCACGCCGCACCGGGTCAAGGTCGCGAAGCTGACGCCGGCCCAGGTCCGTGAGATCGCCCAGACGAAGCTGCCTGACCTGAACGCGAACAGCCTCGAGGCGGCAGAGAAGATCATCGCGGGCACCGCTCGGTCGATGGGTATCACCGTCGGCGAGTGA
- the rplA gene encoding 50S ribosomal protein L1, translating into MKRSKAYRAAAEKIDRAALYSPLEAAKLARETSSTKYDATVEVAIRLGVDPRKADQMVRGTVNLPHGTGKSPRVAVFAAGEKAAEAAAAGADVVGSDDLVARIQEGFLDFDATVATPDQMAKVGRIARILGPRGLMPNPKTGTVTLDVAKVVGDIKGGKINFRVDKQGNLHIVIGKVSFSEAQLIENYGVALDEIVRVKPSAAKGRYLKKITFATTMGPGIPVDPNRTRNLLEETPV; encoded by the coding sequence ATGAAGCGCAGCAAGGCGTACCGCGCCGCGGCTGAGAAGATCGACCGGGCCGCTCTCTACAGCCCGCTTGAGGCCGCGAAGCTGGCCCGCGAGACGTCCTCCACGAAGTACGACGCGACCGTCGAGGTCGCGATCCGTCTCGGTGTGGACCCGCGCAAGGCGGACCAGATGGTCCGCGGCACGGTCAACCTGCCGCACGGCACCGGAAAGTCGCCGCGGGTCGCCGTCTTCGCCGCCGGTGAGAAGGCCGCCGAGGCCGCCGCCGCCGGTGCGGATGTCGTCGGCAGCGACGACCTGGTCGCGCGGATCCAGGAGGGCTTCCTCGACTTCGACGCCACGGTGGCCACGCCGGACCAGATGGCGAAGGTCGGCCGGATCGCCCGTATCCTCGGCCCGCGTGGCCTGATGCCCAACCCGAAGACCGGGACGGTCACCCTCGACGTGGCCAAGGTCGTCGGCGACATCAAGGGCGGTAAGATCAACTTCCGGGTCGACAAGCAGGGCAACCTGCACATCGTCATCGGCAAGGTGAGCTTCTCGGAGGCCCAGCTCATCGAGAACTACGGCGTGGCGCTGGACGAGATCGTCCGGGTCAAGCCGTCCGCGGCGAAGGGCCGTTACCTCAAGAAGATCACCTTCGCGACGACGATGGGCCCCGGTATCCCGGTGGACCCGAACCGGACCCGCAACCTCCTGGAGGAGACCCCGGTCTGA
- the rplJ gene encoding 50S ribosomal protein L10: MANSEKTAAVAEIAEEFRGSTAAVLTEYRGLTVSQLTELRRTLGETTRYAVVKNTLTKIAAEQAGVSGLDDLLVGPTAVAFVGGDPVEAAKGLRDFARANPALIVKGGFVEGKAMTADEIRKLADLESREVLLAKLAGAMNGSLAKAVGLFAAPLSQVARLAEALRAQREATAGAEPAAAEPAAAEAAATDA, translated from the coding sequence ATGGCGAACTCGGAGAAGACCGCCGCCGTGGCGGAGATCGCCGAGGAGTTCCGTGGTTCGACCGCCGCGGTGCTGACCGAGTATCGCGGTCTCACGGTGAGCCAGCTCACCGAGCTGCGTCGCACCCTCGGCGAGACCACTCGTTACGCGGTGGTCAAGAACACCCTCACCAAGATCGCGGCAGAGCAGGCCGGGGTCTCCGGCCTCGATGACCTGCTCGTCGGCCCGACCGCCGTGGCCTTCGTCGGGGGCGACCCCGTCGAGGCGGCGAAGGGGCTGCGGGACTTCGCTCGCGCCAACCCGGCCCTGATCGTCAAGGGCGGGTTCGTCGAGGGCAAGGCGATGACCGCGGACGAGATCCGCAAGCTCGCCGACCTGGAATCCCGCGAGGTGCTGCTCGCCAAGCTGGCCGGGGCGATGAACGGCTCGCTGGCGAAGGCGGTCGGCCTGTTCGCGGCTCCGCTGTCCCAGGTCGCCCGCCTCGCCGAGGCGCTGCGCGCACAGCGCGAGGCGACGGCCGGCGCCGAGCCGGCCGCGGCCGAGCCCGCCGCGGCCGAGGCAGCTGCCACCGACGCCTGA
- the rplL gene encoding 50S ribosomal protein L7/L12 encodes MAKLSTTELLDAFKEMTLLELSEFVKEFEDTFGVTAAAPVAVAAAPAAGGGGEAAAAEEQDEFDVILESVGDKKIQVIKEVRALTSLGLKEAKDLVDGAPKPVLEKVAKEAAEKAKAALEGAGATVTVK; translated from the coding sequence ATGGCGAAGCTTTCGACCACCGAGCTCCTCGACGCCTTCAAGGAGATGACTCTTCTCGAGCTCTCCGAGTTCGTGAAGGAGTTCGAGGACACCTTCGGCGTGACCGCTGCCGCTCCGGTCGCCGTCGCGGCCGCGCCGGCTGCCGGTGGCGGCGGCGAGGCTGCCGCGGCCGAGGAGCAGGACGAGTTCGACGTGATCCTCGAGTCCGTCGGCGACAAGAAGATCCAGGTCATCAAGGAGGTCCGCGCGCTCACCAGCCTGGGCCTCAAGGAGGCCAAGGACCTCGTCGACGGCGCGCCGAAGCCCGTCCTCGAGAAGGTTGCCAAGGAGGCCGCTGAGAAGGCCAAGGCGGCTCTCGAGGGCGCTGGCGCCACGGTCACCGTCAAGTAG
- the rpoB gene encoding DNA-directed RNA polymerase subunit beta, which yields MAASRSASRISFAKIIEPLEVPDLLALQTQSFDWLIGNDAWAERVQESIDAGKDDVPITSGLEEVFEEISPIEDFSGSMSLSFRDHRFEPPKYSVEECKDKDMTFSAPLFVTAEFTNNTTGEIKSQTVFMGDFPLMTPKGTFVINGTERVVVSQLVRSPGVYFEKAIDKASDKDLFSCKIIPSRGAWLEFEIDKRDTVGVRIDRKRRQSVTVLLKALGWDEARILERFGEFPSMRVTLEKDHTSSQDDALLDIYRKLRPGEPPTRESAQTLLENLFFNPKRYDLAKVGRYKVNKKLELEVAYDVGVLTEDDVVRTIEYIVKLHAGQEPDTYEVDDIDHFGNRRLRTVGELIQNQVRLGLARMERVVRERMTTQDVEAITPQTLINIRPVVASIKEFFGTSQLSQFMDQTNPLAGLTHKRRLSALGPGGLSRERAGFEVRDVHPSHYGRMCPIETPEGPNIGLIGSLSTFARVNPFGFVETPYRKVENGRVTGQIDYLTADEEDRHVKAQANTPLNADGSFAEERVLVRRKGGEVEFIPPDEVDYMDVSPRQMVSVATAMIPFLEHDDANRALMGSNMQRQSVPLLRSESPLVGTGMEARAAKDAGDVVVCAQSGVVEDLSADYITVMHDDGTRRTYRLAKFRRSNQGTCINQKPIVFEGDRVEAGQVIADGPCTDNGEMALGKNLLVAFMPWEGHNYEDAIILSQRLVQDDVLSSIHIEEHEVDARDTKLGPEEITRDIPNVAEEVLADLDERGIIRIGAEVSPGDVLVGKVTPKGETELTPEERLLRAIFGEKAREVRDTSLKVPHGESGKVIGVRVFSREDGDELPPGVNELVRVYVAQKRKITDGDKLAGRHGNKGVIAKILPVEDMPFLSDGTAVDVVLNPHGVPRRMNIGQILETHLGWVAKTGWQVDSGSEDWKERLRGIGADAAPPGTNVATPVFDGAREEEITGLLDATLPNRDGTQLIGSSGKAELFDGRTGEPYPYPVAVGYIYILKLLHLVDDKIHARSTGPYSMITQQPLGGKAQFGGQRFGEMEVWALEAYGAAYALQELLTIKSDDVVGRVKVYEAIVKGENIPEPGIPESFKVLIKEMQSLCLNVEVLSSDGVSIEMRDTDEDVFRAAEELGIDLSRREPSSVEEV from the coding sequence TTGGCCGCCTCGCGTTCCGCCTCCCGCATCTCGTTCGCCAAGATCATCGAGCCTCTCGAGGTCCCGGATCTTCTCGCCCTGCAGACGCAGTCGTTCGATTGGCTGATCGGTAACGACGCCTGGGCGGAGCGGGTCCAGGAGAGCATCGACGCCGGTAAGGACGACGTCCCCATCACCTCCGGGCTCGAGGAGGTCTTCGAGGAGATCTCCCCGATCGAGGACTTCTCCGGCTCGATGTCCCTGTCCTTCCGGGATCACAGGTTCGAGCCTCCCAAGTACTCCGTCGAGGAGTGCAAGGACAAGGACATGACGTTCTCGGCGCCGTTGTTCGTCACCGCCGAGTTCACCAACAACACCACTGGTGAGATCAAGAGCCAGACGGTGTTCATGGGCGACTTCCCGCTCATGACGCCGAAGGGCACGTTCGTCATCAACGGCACCGAGCGCGTGGTGGTCAGCCAGCTCGTCCGTTCCCCGGGCGTCTACTTCGAGAAGGCGATCGACAAGGCGTCCGACAAGGATCTTTTCTCCTGCAAGATCATCCCCTCGCGGGGGGCCTGGCTCGAGTTCGAGATCGACAAGCGGGACACCGTCGGCGTGCGCATCGACCGCAAGCGCCGCCAGTCGGTCACCGTGCTGCTCAAGGCGCTGGGCTGGGACGAGGCGCGCATCCTGGAGCGGTTCGGCGAGTTTCCGTCGATGCGGGTGACGCTGGAGAAGGACCACACCTCCAGCCAGGACGACGCGCTGCTCGACATCTACCGCAAGCTGCGCCCGGGCGAACCGCCGACGCGGGAGTCGGCGCAGACCCTGCTGGAGAACCTCTTCTTCAACCCGAAGCGCTACGACCTGGCCAAGGTCGGCCGCTACAAGGTCAACAAGAAGCTGGAGCTCGAGGTCGCGTACGACGTCGGCGTCCTCACCGAGGACGACGTCGTCCGCACGATCGAGTACATCGTCAAGCTGCACGCGGGCCAGGAGCCGGACACCTACGAGGTCGACGACATCGACCACTTCGGTAACCGGCGTCTGCGCACCGTCGGCGAGCTCATCCAGAACCAGGTCCGCCTGGGCCTCGCCCGGATGGAGCGCGTCGTGCGCGAGCGCATGACGACCCAGGACGTCGAGGCGATCACGCCGCAGACCCTGATCAACATCCGGCCGGTCGTCGCCTCCATCAAGGAGTTCTTCGGCACCAGCCAGCTGTCCCAGTTCATGGACCAGACCAACCCGCTGGCCGGCCTGACCCACAAGCGCCGTCTGTCGGCGCTGGGCCCCGGCGGTCTGTCCCGGGAGCGGGCCGGCTTCGAGGTCCGTGACGTGCACCCCAGCCACTACGGCCGGATGTGCCCGATCGAGACGCCGGAAGGCCCGAACATCGGTCTGATCGGCTCGCTGTCGACGTTCGCGCGGGTCAACCCGTTCGGCTTCGTCGAGACCCCGTACCGCAAGGTGGAGAACGGCCGGGTCACCGGCCAGATCGACTACCTGACCGCGGACGAGGAGGACCGGCACGTCAAGGCGCAGGCGAACACCCCGCTGAACGCGGACGGCTCGTTCGCCGAGGAGCGCGTCCTGGTCCGCCGTAAGGGCGGTGAGGTCGAGTTCATCCCGCCGGACGAGGTCGACTACATGGACGTCTCGCCGCGCCAGATGGTGTCGGTGGCGACGGCCATGATCCCCTTCCTCGAGCACGACGACGCCAACCGTGCCCTGATGGGCTCGAACATGCAGCGCCAGTCGGTTCCGCTGCTGCGTTCGGAGTCCCCGCTGGTCGGGACCGGCATGGAGGCCCGCGCGGCCAAGGACGCCGGTGACGTCGTCGTCTGCGCGCAGTCCGGTGTGGTCGAGGACCTGTCGGCCGACTACATCACCGTCATGCACGACGACGGCACCCGGCGCACCTACCGGCTGGCGAAGTTCCGCCGGTCGAACCAGGGCACCTGCATCAACCAGAAGCCGATCGTCTTCGAGGGGGACCGGGTCGAGGCCGGCCAGGTCATCGCGGACGGTCCGTGCACCGACAACGGCGAGATGGCGCTGGGCAAGAACCTGCTCGTCGCCTTCATGCCGTGGGAGGGGCACAACTACGAGGACGCGATCATCCTCTCCCAGCGCCTCGTCCAGGACGACGTCCTCTCCTCGATCCACATCGAGGAGCACGAGGTCGACGCCCGGGACACCAAGCTGGGTCCGGAGGAGATCACCCGGGACATCCCGAACGTGGCCGAGGAGGTCCTGGCGGACCTCGACGAGCGCGGCATCATCCGGATCGGTGCCGAGGTCTCGCCTGGTGACGTGCTGGTCGGCAAGGTCACCCCGAAGGGCGAGACCGAGCTGACCCCGGAGGAGCGCCTGCTGCGCGCGATCTTCGGTGAGAAGGCCCGGGAGGTCCGTGACACCTCGCTGAAGGTGCCGCACGGCGAGTCCGGCAAGGTCATCGGCGTCCGCGTGTTCTCCCGCGAGGACGGCGACGAGCTGCCTCCGGGTGTGAACGAGCTGGTCCGCGTCTACGTGGCCCAGAAGCGGAAGATCACCGATGGTGACAAGCTTGCCGGCCGCCACGGCAACAAGGGTGTCATCGCGAAGATCCTGCCTGTCGAGGACATGCCCTTCCTCTCCGACGGCACCGCGGTCGACGTCGTCCTGAACCCGCACGGCGTGCCGCGGCGTATGAACATCGGCCAGATCCTGGAGACCCACCTCGGGTGGGTGGCCAAGACCGGGTGGCAGGTCGACTCCGGCTCCGAGGACTGGAAGGAGCGCCTGCGCGGTATCGGCGCCGACGCCGCCCCGCCCGGAACGAACGTGGCGACGCCGGTCTTCGACGGCGCCCGCGAGGAGGAGATCACCGGCCTGCTCGACGCCACCCTGCCGAACCGGGACGGTACGCAGCTCATCGGCTCCTCGGGCAAGGCCGAGCTGTTCGACGGCCGCACGGGGGAGCCCTACCCGTACCCGGTGGCGGTCGGCTACATCTACATCCTCAAGCTCCTGCACCTGGTCGACGACAAGATCCACGCCCGGTCGACAGGCCCCTACTCGATGATCACGCAGCAGCCGCTCGGTGGTAAGGCACAGTTCGGTGGCCAGCGGTTCGGCGAGATGGAGGTGTGGGCGTTGGAGGCGTACGGCGCCGCCTACGCCCTGCAGGAGCTGCTGACGATCAAGTCCGACGACGTCGTGGGCCGCGTCAAGGTCTACGAGGCCATCGTCAAGGGCGAGAACATCCCGGAACCCGGTATCCCGGAGTCGTTCAAGGTCCTCATCAAGGAGATGCAGTCGCTGTGCCTCAACGTCGAGGTGCTGTCCAGCGACGGTGTCTCGATCGAGATGCGGGACACCGACGAGGACGTCTTCCGCGCGGCGGAGGAGCTCGGTATCGATCTGTCGCGGCGTGAGCCGAGCAGCGTCGAGGAGGTCTGA
- a CDS encoding DNA-directed RNA polymerase subunit beta': MLDVNFFDELRIGLATADDIRQWSFGEVKKPETINYRTLKPEKDGLFCEKIFGPTRDWECYCGKYKRVRFKGIICERCGVEVTRAKVRRERMGHIELAAPVTHIWYFKGVPSRLGYLLDLAPKDLEKVIYFAAYMITKVDADGRHRDLPTLEARIGVEKQQLEDKKNADVETRQRKLEEDLAQLEAEGAKGDARRKVRESAEREMRQIRDRSQRKIDDLERVFERFKNMKVQDLEPDELLYRELRDRFGQYFEGGMGAEALQRRLAEFDLASEAESLRETIRSGKGQKKARALKRLKVVSAFLNTRNSPMGMVLDCVPVIPPDLRPMVQLDGGRFATSDLNDLYRRVINRNNRLKRLLDLGAPEIIVNNEKRMLQEAVDALFDNGRRGRPVTGPGNRPLKSLSDMLKGKQGRFRQNLLGKRVDYSGRSVIVVGPQLKLHQCGLPKQMALELFKPFVMKRLVDLNHAQNIKSAKRMVERARPVVWDVLEEVITEHPVLLNRAPTLHRLGIQAFEPQLVEGKAIQIHPLVCTAFNADFDGDQMAVHLPLSAEAQAEARILMLSSNNILSPASGRPLAMPSLDMVTGVFHLSRMADGALGEGRYFSGVAEAQMAFDAREIQLQARIQVRLRESTPPTDWVPPADWLPGDPFTLETTFGRCLLNEALPEGYPFINAQLNKKAQAAIVNDLAERYPKIQVAATLDALKSAGFYWATRSGVTVAIEDVIAPPNKGEILDEYEQRADRVQKQFDRGFLSDEERRSELVQIWTEATNKIAEAMEANFPETNPVYTLVNSGAAGNMMQIRQLAGMRGLVSNPKGEIIPRPIKANFREGLTVLEYFISTHGARKGLADTALRTADSGYLTRRLVDVSQDVIVRDDDCGTERGILTRIARKGPDGTLVRDRYAETSAYARTLASDAVDAQGEVVVPAGADAGDVVIGQIIEAGIETVRVRSALTCESRMGVCAQCYGRSLATGKLVDVGEAVGIVAAQSIGEPGTQLTMRTFHSGGVAGDDITQGLPRVVELFEARSPKGKAPISEVVGRVKIEETEKTFKVVIVPDDGSEEIAYPVSRRSRLRVREGERVDVGAQLIDGAVDPHEVLRILGPRQVQLHLVDQVQEVYRSQGVSIHDKHIEIIIRQMLKRVNVLESGETALLPGELVERARFESENRRVVEIGGQPASARPVLMGITKASLATESWLSAASFQETTRVLTDAAINARSDSLVGLKENVIIGKLIPAGTGISRYRNIRVEPTDEARAAMYSVSGYDDGGSVEYGAFGAGSGQAVPLDEFDYRSSGDYR, translated from the coding sequence TTGCTGGACGTCAACTTCTTCGACGAGCTGCGCATCGGTCTGGCCACCGCGGACGACATCCGCCAGTGGTCGTTCGGTGAGGTCAAGAAGCCGGAGACGATCAACTACCGCACCCTCAAGCCGGAGAAGGACGGGCTCTTCTGCGAGAAGATCTTCGGTCCGACCCGGGACTGGGAGTGCTACTGCGGGAAGTACAAGCGGGTCCGGTTCAAGGGCATCATCTGTGAGCGCTGTGGCGTCGAGGTAACTCGCGCCAAGGTGCGTCGTGAGCGGATGGGCCACATCGAGCTCGCCGCCCCGGTCACCCACATCTGGTACTTCAAGGGTGTGCCGAGCCGCCTCGGCTACCTGCTGGACCTGGCGCCGAAGGACCTGGAAAAGGTCATCTACTTCGCCGCCTACATGATCACCAAGGTCGACGCCGACGGCCGGCACCGCGACCTGCCGACTCTCGAGGCCCGCATCGGCGTCGAGAAGCAGCAGCTCGAGGACAAGAAGAACGCCGACGTCGAGACCCGCCAGCGCAAGCTGGAGGAGGACCTCGCGCAGCTGGAGGCCGAAGGGGCCAAGGGCGACGCGCGCCGCAAGGTCCGCGAGTCGGCCGAGCGCGAGATGCGCCAGATCCGGGACCGTTCGCAGCGCAAGATCGACGACCTTGAGCGGGTCTTCGAGCGCTTCAAGAACATGAAGGTCCAGGACCTGGAGCCGGACGAGCTGCTCTACCGCGAGCTGCGCGACCGGTTCGGCCAGTACTTCGAGGGCGGCATGGGCGCCGAGGCGCTGCAGCGCCGGCTCGCCGAGTTCGACCTGGCCTCCGAGGCGGAGTCGCTGCGCGAGACCATCCGCAGCGGCAAGGGGCAGAAGAAGGCCCGTGCGCTCAAGCGGCTCAAGGTCGTGTCGGCGTTCCTCAACACCCGCAACTCCCCGATGGGGATGGTGCTGGACTGCGTCCCGGTCATCCCGCCGGACCTGCGTCCGATGGTGCAGCTCGACGGTGGCCGGTTCGCGACGTCCGACCTGAATGACCTGTACCGCCGGGTCATCAACCGGAACAACCGGCTGAAGCGGCTGCTCGACCTCGGCGCGCCCGAGATCATCGTCAACAACGAGAAGCGGATGCTGCAGGAGGCCGTCGACGCGCTGTTCGACAACGGCCGCCGCGGCCGGCCCGTCACCGGGCCCGGCAACCGTCCGCTCAAGTCGCTGTCCGACATGCTCAAGGGCAAGCAGGGCCGGTTCCGCCAGAACCTGCTCGGCAAGCGAGTCGACTACTCCGGCCGTTCGGTCATCGTCGTCGGCCCGCAGCTGAAGCTGCACCAGTGCGGCCTGCCCAAGCAGATGGCGCTGGAGCTGTTCAAGCCGTTCGTGATGAAGCGGCTGGTCGACCTCAACCACGCGCAGAACATCAAGTCGGCGAAGCGCATGGTCGAGCGGGCCCGCCCCGTCGTGTGGGACGTGCTCGAAGAGGTCATCACCGAGCACCCTGTGCTGCTCAACCGGGCGCCGACCCTGCACCGGCTCGGCATCCAGGCGTTCGAGCCGCAGCTGGTCGAGGGCAAGGCGATCCAGATCCACCCGCTGGTCTGCACCGCCTTCAACGCCGACTTCGACGGTGACCAGATGGCGGTGCACCTGCCGCTGTCCGCCGAGGCGCAGGCCGAGGCGCGGATCCTGATGCTGTCGAGCAACAACATCCTGTCGCCGGCGTCGGGACGTCCGCTGGCCATGCCCAGCCTCGACATGGTCACCGGGGTGTTCCACCTGTCCCGGATGGCTGACGGCGCGCTCGGCGAGGGCCGGTACTTCTCCGGCGTGGCCGAGGCGCAGATGGCCTTCGACGCGCGTGAGATCCAGCTGCAGGCCCGCATCCAGGTGCGGCTGCGGGAGAGCACGCCGCCGACCGACTGGGTGCCGCCGGCGGACTGGCTGCCGGGTGACCCGTTCACCCTGGAGACCACGTTCGGGCGCTGCCTGCTCAACGAGGCGCTGCCGGAGGGCTACCCCTTCATCAACGCCCAGCTGAACAAGAAGGCGCAGGCCGCGATCGTCAACGACCTGGCCGAGCGGTACCCGAAGATCCAGGTGGCGGCGACGCTGGACGCCCTCAAGAGCGCCGGCTTCTACTGGGCCACCCGGTCCGGTGTGACGGTCGCGATCGAGGACGTCATCGCCCCGCCGAACAAGGGCGAGATCCTCGACGAGTACGAGCAGCGGGCCGACCGGGTGCAGAAGCAGTTCGACCGCGGTTTCCTCTCCGACGAGGAGCGCCGCAGCGAGCTGGTCCAGATCTGGACCGAGGCGACGAACAAGATCGCCGAGGCCATGGAGGCGAACTTCCCGGAGACCAACCCGGTCTACACGCTGGTCAACTCCGGGGCCGCCGGAAACATGATGCAGATCCGGCAGCTCGCCGGTATGCGTGGTCTGGTCTCCAACCCCAAGGGTGAGATCATCCCGCGGCCGATCAAGGCGAACTTCCGCGAAGGCCTCACCGTGCTCGAGTACTTCATCTCGACGCACGGTGCTCGTAAGGGTCTCGCGGACACCGCCCTGCGGACCGCCGACTCCGGCTACCTGACCCGTCGTCTGGTCGACGTCAGCCAGGACGTCATCGTGCGCGATGACGACTGTGGCACCGAGCGTGGCATCCTCACCCGGATCGCGCGCAAGGGCCCGGACGGAACGCTGGTGCGCGACCGTTACGCGGAGACCTCCGCGTACGCCCGCACGCTGGCCTCCGACGCCGTCGACGCCCAGGGCGAGGTCGTCGTCCCGGCCGGGGCCGACGCGGGTGACGTGGTCATCGGCCAGATCATCGAGGCCGGCATCGAGACGGTGCGGGTGCGCTCGGCGCTCACCTGCGAGTCGCGGATGGGCGTCTGCGCGCAGTGCTACGGCCGCTCGCTGGCCACCGGCAAGCTGGTGGACGTCGGTGAGGCCGTCGGTATCGTCGCCGCCCAGTCGATCGGTGAGCCGGGTACGCAGCTGACGATGCGTACCTTCCACTCGGGTGGTGTCGCCGGTGACGACATCACCCAGGGTCTGCCCCGAGTCGTCGAGCTGTTCGAGGCCCGTAGCCCCAAGGGCAAGGCCCCGATCAGTGAGGTGGTCGGCCGGGTCAAGATCGAGGAGACGGAGAAGACCTTCAAGGTCGTCATCGTCCCCGACGACGGCAGCGAGGAGATCGCCTACCCGGTGTCCCGCCGCTCCCGGCTGCGGGTGCGGGAGGGCGAGCGGGTCGATGTCGGCGCCCAGCTCATCGACGGTGCCGTCGACCCGCACGAGGTGCTGCGCATCCTCGGCCCGCGCCAGGTGCAGCTGCACCTGGTCGACCAGGTGCAGGAGGTGTACCGGTCGCAGGGTGTGTCGATCCACGACAAGCACATCGAGATCATCATCCGCCAGATGCTCAAGCGGGTGAACGTGCTGGAGTCGGGGGAGACCGCACTGCTGCCGGGTGAGCTCGTCGAGCGGGCCCGGTTCGAGAGCGAGAACCGCCGGGTGGTGGAGATCGGCGGCCAGCCGGCCTCGGCCCGTCCGGTGCTCATGGGCATCACCAAGGCCTCGCTGGCCACCGAGTCGTGGCTGTCGGCGGCGTCCTTCCAGGAGACCACTCGAGTGCTCACCGATGCGGCGATCAACGCCCGCTCGGACTCGTTGGTCGGCCTCAAGGAGAACGTCATCATCGGAAAGCTCATCCCGGCGGGTACCGGTATCTCCCGGTACCGCAACATCCGGGTGGAGCCGACCGACGAGGCGCGTGCGGCGATGTACTCCGTCAGCGGCTACGACGACGGCGGCTCGGTCGAGTACGGCGCGTTCGGCGCCGGCTCCGGCCAGGCCGTCCCGCTGGACGAGTTCGACTACCGCAGCTCCGGCGACTACCGCTGA
- a CDS encoding type II toxin-antitoxin system CcdA family antitoxin → MTVAVLEMSRLQPGVSGSSAKRKVSITLDADLVAELEATGENLSAQVNLALRDELHRRRRQRALAALVDRLDAEAPERDPAADERETEGYMRVLGGPLA, encoded by the coding sequence ATGACGGTGGCGGTGTTGGAAATGAGCAGGCTCCAGCCAGGCGTCTCCGGCTCGTCGGCGAAGCGCAAGGTCTCGATCACGCTGGACGCGGACCTCGTCGCCGAGCTGGAGGCCACCGGGGAGAACCTCTCGGCACAGGTCAACCTGGCGCTGCGGGACGAGCTGCACCGGCGGCGGCGTCAGCGGGCCCTGGCGGCCCTCGTCGACCGCCTCGATGCCGAGGCGCCCGAGCGTGATCCGGCCGCGGATGAGCGGGAGACCGAGGGCTACATGCGGGTGCTCGGGGGTCCGTTGGCGTGA